A stretch of the Clostridium fungisolvens genome encodes the following:
- a CDS encoding sugar transferase: MKRNNIVTEFFKFGTYFIDAVLVVFSVYLSFLIQFKSTPPDYNFNPFINIIPFIVIAYLIYMYVFGLGDLLKKSITETIYSIGLTVVALFITTAGITFFARGFAYPRMVLVISTIVQFVILSIWRTVVWKINRSFHGVKECLVIGESSLEYLTKKILLKQRDLYKIKYICGSKSKNIDHYLDNVDVVFICNDVELNIKKKIVDSCLASRKSIYIIPDIYEIAILNSKLNRADDIPMFKVQKLGLTLEARFFKRLLDILVSLVGIILSSPIMLIVIAAIKLSDGGTIFYKQERVTIDEKSFFVLKFRTMVMNAEKLTGPVLAGEADPRITKIGRILRATRLDELPQFFNILLGDMSVVGPRPERPFFVEQFKDEIPDYKYRTIVKAGLTGLAQVLGKYSTTPEDKVRYDILYIKNYSILLDLKLILQTIKIMFMKESSEGLKDDLPLTKLIKTTNAEITIDKIED, encoded by the coding sequence ATGAAGAGAAACAATATAGTTACAGAGTTTTTTAAATTTGGTACTTATTTTATAGATGCAGTTTTAGTTGTTTTTTCAGTTTATCTGTCTTTTTTAATACAGTTTAAGTCCACCCCACCAGATTACAACTTTAATCCATTCATTAACATAATACCTTTTATAGTTATAGCTTATTTAATATATATGTATGTGTTTGGTCTTGGTGATTTACTAAAAAAGAGTATTACGGAAACTATATATTCAATAGGGCTGACAGTTGTTGCGTTATTTATAACAACAGCAGGAATAACTTTCTTTGCACGTGGCTTTGCCTATCCAAGAATGGTTCTTGTTATAAGTACTATTGTGCAATTTGTAATTTTATCTATTTGGAGAACTGTTGTGTGGAAGATAAACAGATCTTTTCATGGGGTAAAAGAGTGTTTAGTTATAGGAGAAAGTTCATTAGAATATTTAACTAAGAAGATATTGTTAAAGCAAAGAGATCTATATAAAATAAAATATATATGCGGTAGTAAAAGCAAGAATATTGATCACTATTTAGACAACGTAGATGTGGTTTTTATATGTAATGATGTAGAGTTAAATATTAAAAAGAAAATAGTAGACAGTTGTCTTGCAAGTAGAAAAAGTATATATATAATTCCTGATATCTACGAAATTGCGATACTTAACTCAAAGTTAAACAGAGCGGATGATATACCGATGTTTAAAGTTCAAAAGTTAGGATTAACCTTGGAAGCGAGATTTTTTAAGCGCTTACTCGATATACTTGTATCTTTAGTAGGAATAATACTTTCTAGCCCTATTATGCTTATTGTAATAGCAGCGATAAAGTTATCTGATGGAGGAACAATATTCTACAAGCAAGAAAGAGTTACTATAGATGAAAAAAGTTTTTTTGTGCTAAAGTTTAGGACTATGGTAATGAATGCTGAAAAACTAACTGGCCCAGTGCTTGCTGGAGAAGCCGACCCTAGAATAACTAAGATTGGAAGAATTCTAAGAGCTACAAGGCTTGATGAGTTGCCACAATTCTTTAATATACTTTTAGGGGATATGAGTGTAGTTGGCCCTAGACCAGAAAGACCATTTTTCGTAGAACAGTTTAAAGATGAAATACCGGATTATAAATATAGGACTATTGTGAAAGCAGGGCTTACAGGACTTGCTCAGGTACTAGGTAAATACTCAACTACGCCAGAAGATAAGGTTAGATATGATATATTATATATCAAGAATTACTCTATACTTCTTGATTTAAAACTAATCTTACAGACTATAAAAATAATGTTTATGAAAGAAAGCTCAGAAGGCTTAAAGGATGATTTGCCTTTGACAAAGCTCATAAAGACTACTAATGCTGAAATAACTATAGATAAAATCGAAGACTAA